The proteins below are encoded in one region of Ammospiza caudacuta isolate bAmmCau1 chromosome 33, bAmmCau1.pri, whole genome shotgun sequence:
- the LOC131570280 gene encoding uncharacterized protein LOC131570280, which translates to MEPRELLEALVAVVATLGELAVTVAGPYGDVLLAVSPRSLQVALGTFISHLQDTLDHQGVTSLGQALAAFRANLGATWAHVTAAASAWRDAVATIEDSWARLAREATELRDACRDAATREATTAATANTQARDLQDKATHWGTALHNLVAEARQLPLALDKEKMASEEAAHEARLAAASKEMEAASKAMEDAMVARSEGGGGHQEGTAGRGGPGAAGALGGCV; encoded by the exons ATGGAGCCCCGCGAG ctgctggaggcGCTGGTGGCCGTGGTGGCCACGCTTGGTGAGCTGGCAGTCACTGTGGCCGGGCCATACGGGGACGTGCTGCTGGccgtgtccccaaggtccctgcaggtggccctggggaccTTCATCAGTCACCTCCAGGACACTCTGGACCACCAaggtgtcacctccctgggccAGGCCCTGGCTGCCTTTAGGGCCAACCTGGGGGCCACCTGGGCCCATGTGACAGCCGCAGCCAGTGCCTGGCGGGACGCGGTGGCCACGATCGAGGACAGCTGGGCCCGGCTGGCCCGAGAGGCCACCGAGCTCCGTGACGCCTGCAGGGACGCGGCCACCAGGGAGGCCACCACCGCGGCCACCGCCAACACCCAGGCCAGGGACCTGCAGGACAAGGCCACCCACTGGGGGACAGCTCTGCACAACCTGGTGGCCGAGGCCAGGCAGCTGCCGCTGGCCCTGGACAAGGAGAAGATGGCCTCGGAGGAGGCAGCGCACGAGGCCCGGCTGGCGGCTGCCAGCAAAGAGATGGAGGCAGCCTCCAAGGCCATGGAAGATGCCATGGTGGCCAGAAGCGAGGGGGGGGGCGgccaccaggaggggacagcgggcagaggtggccctggggctgctggagcgcTTGGTGGCTGCGTGTGA